The Haloprofundus salinisoli sequence CAACGAAGTTAACTTAGTGGACTTTTCGCATTCATTATATAAAAATCACACTATCCTCAGGACAAAAGGTGGTCTCTAGACATGAATTCCTATTGACAGACACTGGAACAGAACGGTGACATAGCGGCAACAAAACCCGGGTCTCGGAGGCCACCCCCACCTTCGAGCCCGTTACATTCGCGGCGGTGGTGTGTGTGTCCGAGCACTCGCGAGATCAAGGGCCAGTCAACGAGAGCTCGCAGATTATCGTTCTCGTCCGTCATTTTCTACCCACGTTTCAACTGGAACCTCCGAGATACTAGGTCGGCTGTCGATGAATACACTCTCCGGTGCTATAGGCAAGTTGTAGAGTTTTGTCGACGACGCATCTCTACAACGCAGAGGCACTACGTTAGTCCGATCCACAAATTCGTCCTCTACGCTGACTCCCGGTAACGACGGCCATCGTACTATTCCGAGCTCAGTTACTTCGTACAACTCTTCTTATACAGAGTGATATCGACTCCTACGTTCAGTGACCGCTCTGACTACTTTCTGGGTCGAGCCTCGTGAGACACTGGTTGACCGTTCACTGTTCGGTTAGTTCACCTCTTGGCTGAATCTCTGGCAAGTCGTCTAACGCCCGGTTCTGGCCTTCTTTTGTCGTTCCTCTCAGTTTGTCAATGCTGTCTCTCCTCTCTTCAAAAATGCACTACATTTTTCAATTCACTACATTATAATTCCGAACGAAATGCACTGCATTATCAAAATTTGAGATGCACTGCATTATCTAATGTACTGCACCCGAAACATTATTGCATCACGATATGAACTGCCGGCACCCGTGCACACGATTGCAATTACGAACCAGAAAGGGGGCGTCGGTAAAACGACGATAACCGCCCATCTCGCGGTCGGGCTGACGCGACGTGATCACCGAGTTCTAGCGGTCGATCTCGACCCACAGGGGTATCTCACCCGTCACTTCGGTCTCAAGGAGAAACTGTACCGAGCGGACACGGACAACATTGCACTCCATCTCACTGGCAACGCTCGCGGCGATCCGACCGACCTCGTCGTCGAAACCGACGAAGGTGTCGACCTCGTGCCGAGCAACTACGACATGCGCGGTGTCGTGGACGCGCTCTCGAACGCGAGAAACAGGGAGCGCCGACTCCAGAACGTCCTTTCGGCGCTTCCAGACGACAGTTACGACTACGTGCTCGTCGATAGTCCGCCGAATTTAGGTGTCCTCACCGACAACGCGATTCTCGCGTCGCGTCGGCTACTCATACCGATTCAGGCCGAGGACTCGTCGCTCGATGCGCTGGAGATGGCGCTCGACGAAATCGAGGAGATCGAGGCCGCGTTCGGTATCGATGTCGACGTCCTCGGCATCGCGCCGAACTTGGTCCCCCGAGACGGCGTCGCAAAGTCAACGCTCGAAACGATTCGTTCGACGCCCGGGTTAGAAGAACTCGTGCTTCCGTACGAAATCAGAAAGCGCGCCGATATCAAATACGCAATGCGGAGGGGAGAGACGCTCTATGCGTACAACGAGGCGTCGGATATGGTCCCGATCTTCGACCGTCTCGCAGCGGACGTCGAACGGGGTATGAATTAGATAATGTACTACATCACCTTGACTACGATTCCGACCATCATCCAGACCATGATTCCGAACATCGTCCAGACTATGATTCCGAAACACAGAGGCAGACGTACGGGGCAAGCGCGACTGTGCTCTCGATTCGCTAGTTTGAGGTTCCTTCCATGACGGCGGAAGACGACGACCTACAGCGTTCAACTCGCCGACTCGGGGATCGGTTCGGCGCGGCGACGGACACGAGCGATCGGTCTCGGCGCTCCGTTGAGGAAACCGACGAAGAGTCGGCGGCCGACTCCGGAGCCGAATCGGCATCATCCGCCGAGTCGGACCCGAGAGACGAGACTGACTCTGAATCAGAAACTGACAAAGAGCCCGAGTGGGTACCGACGACGCTGTATCTCCCCGAAGAGACCCGGCGCGAGTTTCGTCGGTTCCTGAAGCGACTCACGCTCGACTACCCCGAAATCGAGAGCGCGAAGAAACGCGAGCTACACACCGCGCTAGTGCAGATCGGCATGGAGCAGTCGGGGGCAGTCGCCGAGCGAACGGACGAGCTATCGAGCGACGATAACTGAGACACCGCGACCGATTTCTGTTCGTCGCTGCGAGTCGACCGACGAGCTGTGCCCCTTAGAGGGGAAAATCACCGAGGAAAGTTCGATGAGAGAAGCTTCGACGGGATAACCTCCGGTCGAAGGTGCAATTTCGTCAAAAGGGTGCAGACCGACGCATTCGTTTCGGCTCCACGGCCAGTAGCCGAGCGAGCGTAGATGGCCTGCGAACCGACATCCGGGCAAGTGCCGGCTCAGCGCCGAGGGAAGTCCACGTGCGCCATTGCATTCATAAAGAGCTACCCCCTTCGTTATATGCTAGTTACCGGGCTGAAATCTTGGCCTAATTAGAGGGCGGAGCTGTATTTCCTTCTCTCTGAGCGAAATCGGATGACAGCTCGCGGCCGCCCCGGTGAAAACTCGGTCTGCGCTCCGGCTATCCCGACTGGACCGTCCTGTCCGTTACGTGACGACCTCGAGCTGTTCGCGGTAGCGATTTCGGATCGTGACGTCCGTCACCTGTGCTACCTCCGCGACTTCACGCTGCGTCAGGTTCGTATCGGTGAGTACGGCGGCGGCGTAGATCGCCGCTGCGGCGTATCCCGGCGGCGACTTCCCGGAGTGAAGTCCCGTCGCAGTCGTTTTCTCCAGAATCTCGCGCGCCTGTGCCTGCACTTCGTGGCTGACGCCGAGCTTCGAGCAGAAGCGCGGAAGGTACTGCGCGGGGTCGGTCGGCTCTAACTGGAGGTCGAGTTCGTCCGCGATGTACCGGTACGACCGGCCAATCTCGCGCTGTTCGACGCGCGAGACGCTGGACACTTCCTCCAAACTTCTGGGGACGTTGCCCTGACGGCACGCTGCGTACAGCGCGCTCGTCGAGATCCCCTCGATGGAGCGCCCCCGAATCAGATCCTTGTTGAGTGCCTGGCGGTAGATGACCGCCGCCACCTCTCGGACGGAGTCGGGTATCCCCAGCGCGCTCGACATTCGGTCGATTTCGCTCAGCGCGTACTGCAGGTTCCGCTCGTCCGCGTTCCGCGTTCGAATCCGCTCCTGCCACGTGCGCATGCGCGACAGCTGTCGTCTTTTTTCGGAGTCGATCATTCGACCGTGCGCGTCGCGGTTGCCCGCGCCGATCTCGGTCGTCAACCCCTTGTCGTGTATCATCTGCGTTATCGGCGCTCCGACACGCGAGCGACTGTCTCGCTCCTGTTTGTTGAATGCACGCCACTCTGCCCCTCGGTCGATAGCAGTCTCCTCTGCTACGAGACCGCACGAGTCACAGACGAGCTCCCCTCGCTCCGTGTCGGTGACGAGCGGCCCTCCGCAGTCCGGGCACTCGTCCCCTCTGTCTCCCGTGCGCTGCTCGACGGTCCGCGTCATCAAATAGCAGGTCAGCCGGATTGCACGTAAGAGCAGGAGTCGGTTTCACGCGAAACGAAAGCTTACGGTGTTGAACGTTGTGAAATGAGCGCTCAGTCGGAGAGATCAATGCTCGGGGCTTTTTCTCTCACGCCGTCGACGATCTCGCTCACTTCGGCGAGTATGGCGTCGGCTTCCTCGTCGGTTCGGGCTTCCGCGGTGAGCCGAATGATCGGTTCGGTACCGCTCGCACGGACGAGGAACCAGCCGTCGTCGCGCTCGACGCGAACGCCGTCGGTCGTGTCGACGGCAGCGTACTGGGCCGTGAGTCGTTCTTGAACGGTTTCGATCGTGGACAACTCGTCGGTCACTCGAATCGACTTCCGGCGGATCGGATACTGTTCTACTTCAGACACGAGCGTCGATAGCGGCCCCCGTCTGCTCACGAGCGACGCTAGCTGACAGGCGGCGAACGGACCGTCCGGGCAGAGCGTCTCGTCGGGCCATATCCACGCCCCGCTCGGTTCGCCACCGAACACAACGTCTGGTTTTGCGGCTTCGGCAGCGACGTATACGTCGCCTACTTTCGTTCGGACGACGGATCCGCCGGCGTCGGCGACCACGTCGTCGACGAGGAGGCTGGTGTCGACGGGGACGGCGACCTGCTTGCCGGGCTTGACCGCCTCGCGCGCGAACAACGCTAACAACACGTCTCCGGAGACGAACTCACCGGTCTCGGTGACGGCCATCATCCGATCGGCGTCGCCGTCGTGGGCGATTCCGAGCTCGGCGTCCGTCGCGGCGACGAACTCACAGAGGGACGTACAGTTCTCCGCGGTCGGTTCACTCGGACGGCCCGGGAACCGGCCATCCGGTTGGGCGTTGAGCGTCTCGACCGAGCAGCCGAGTCGTTCGAGCGCTTCGGCGACGACACCGCCGGCCCCGTTTCCGACGTCGACGGCGACGGTCAACCCTCGAATCGGGTCGAGCGCCGCCTCGATTCGGTCGACGTGCGTCTCTATCGCTTGGTTCCACGACCACTCCTTGCCGTGTTCGTTCCAGTCGGCGAACTCGAACGCCTCGCTGTTGATCCGTCGAGTGATCTCCCGGCGTTTCGGTCGGTCGAACGCCTGCCCGCTCGGTGTCCAGAGTTTGAAACCGTTGTCGGTCGGCGGGTTGTGAGACGCCGTGACGACGACACCCGCGTCCGCGTCCAGCCAGCCGACGCTCCGTGCGACCGTCGGTGTCGCTGCGACGCCGACGCGGACGACGTCTGCGCCACACTCACGTGCGCCGGCGCTCACCGCGTCGGCGAGAGCGGACCCACTCTCCCGGGGATCCCGTCCGACGACTATCGTTTGTGCACCCTGAGAGGCGAGGGCTCGACCGACGTCGAGAGCGAGGTCCGCCGTCACGACTCTCCCGACGGGGCCACGTATTCCACTGGTCCCGAACATTACACGTTGAAGGCTCTGGAGACAGCATTAGTATACGTTTCCTAACGATCTCCCCCGAAACTGACGACTTCTTCGCCGTACGAAATTCGCGGAGGAAAACCCTCCGACGGGAGTGCTTGGTTAACGTCACTTTGTTCGTAAACACGACTCCGTTCCCCGACCGTACGTTCTGCATCACACCTGCTGCGCACGCGAGGCTACATCGCTCCGAGTTCCGTCCCATCGGACGTGGTGCTGCGATTCGATTCGACGAGTCGTTCCGGAATCGTGAGGGACAAAACTGGTGATAAACGCCGCGAAATAGCCTTCGAGTCGGATTTCAGAGGTAGCTCGCGGGCGGACAATGTCGCCTTACGAAAAGCACCGATGTCGTAGGCTCTCACTGTATTTCGATGTCTCGCGGTTATGCTCGGACGGACTCATGGTATGCACCGACAAACGTTAGTTTCAACTGATGAAAATTCGGGGTGGGGTTTTCTCGCCCTGTGAAATGGATGGGGGCGCTTATCATGTGATAAGTAGTGATTGATAACTGGTGTGTCAACCATGCAAGTACGGATGCGGTCTATAGAGCGGCGTCTCCACTCGACGAATAACTACCACGACGATACGAACTCGACCAGCAGCGACAGCAACGGAAGCGTGTTCTACAAATGAGCGTCGCAGAAAGTAAGTTCGACCAACTCCAGGAGTCCCAACAGGACGACGACCAACAGCTCTCGCTCGACGTCATCTTCGAGCTACTGAAGAACCGTCGTCGCCGGGACATTTTCCGATATCTCATGGAAGTCGAGCGGACGGTTACGCTCTCGGAACTCGCCGAACAGGTCGCCGCCTGGGAGAACGATATCGAAGTCCAGGAACTCAACTCCGACCAGCGAAAGCGTGTCTACGTCGCGCTCTACCAGACCCACCTTCCGAAGATGGACAAGGCGGGTATCATCGAGTACGAACAGGACCGCGGCAACATCACGCTCTCGGAGAACGCCGACCTGCTCGGTATGTATCTGAACAACGACACCGAGATCGAAACCGAATGGGAGAAACGGTACCTCGGTCTCAGTCTCATCGGCGGATCGTTCGCTATCCTGTTTCAGCTAGCTGCCGTCGGCCAACTGCTACAAGTCCTCGTCACCATCGCGTTCGTCGCGTCGGTCCTCGGCGTTTCGCTGGTCCACGCGCGCGATGTCCGTGAGACCCGCCGCGTCGCGGCCGAGAAGTTCTCTCGAATCAAGTAGCCACTCGCTATCGACGGCTCGGCCCTCGATTTTTCGCAGTCATAGCCCGGGTAGTAGCCGCCTTTTAGTGTTCTCTCCCGGCCGTTCCATCGGACACCTCGCTCCGCCCCGCTATCCCATATCCGCACGCAAAACCGGTCAATACGGCAATCTAGACGGTTTACTCGCTTGATTAGGGCAGGGTTGCCCGCCGTCAATTAGCGTATAACAATGATTGTACCACGTATAGGCTTGTTCGTTCACTCGACCCTCAAGTCGCAGAACGAAATTACCCATGACACAGGAACAACAGACTCCGACGTATCCCGTCGAACGAGCGCCTGCTCCCAGTCGACACGGAGGAGGCGGCTAACATGTGTGGAATCATCGCCCGCGTCGGCGGCGACGACGGTGTCCAGGAGCTGCTCC is a genomic window containing:
- a CDS encoding transcription initiation factor IIB; its protein translation is MTRTVEQRTGDRGDECPDCGGPLVTDTERGELVCDSCGLVAEETAIDRGAEWRAFNKQERDSRSRVGAPITQMIHDKGLTTEIGAGNRDAHGRMIDSEKRRQLSRMRTWQERIRTRNADERNLQYALSEIDRMSSALGIPDSVREVAAVIYRQALNKDLIRGRSIEGISTSALYAACRQGNVPRSLEEVSSVSRVEQREIGRSYRYIADELDLQLEPTDPAQYLPRFCSKLGVSHEVQAQAREILEKTTATGLHSGKSPPGYAAAAIYAAAVLTDTNLTQREVAEVAQVTDVTIRNRYREQLEVVT
- the glmM gene encoding phosphoglucosamine mutase → MFGTSGIRGPVGRVVTADLALDVGRALASQGAQTIVVGRDPRESGSALADAVSAGARECGADVVRVGVAATPTVARSVGWLDADAGVVVTASHNPPTDNGFKLWTPSGQAFDRPKRREITRRINSEAFEFADWNEHGKEWSWNQAIETHVDRIEAALDPIRGLTVAVDVGNGAGGVVAEALERLGCSVETLNAQPDGRFPGRPSEPTAENCTSLCEFVAATDAELGIAHDGDADRMMAVTETGEFVSGDVLLALFAREAVKPGKQVAVPVDTSLLVDDVVADAGGSVVRTKVGDVYVAAEAAKPDVVFGGEPSGAWIWPDETLCPDGPFAACQLASLVSRRGPLSTLVSEVEQYPIRRKSIRVTDELSTIETVQERLTAQYAAVDTTDGVRVERDDGWFLVRASGTEPIIRLTAEARTDEEADAILAEVSEIVDGVREKAPSIDLSD
- a CDS encoding ParA family protein produces the protein MHTIAITNQKGGVGKTTITAHLAVGLTRRDHRVLAVDLDPQGYLTRHFGLKEKLYRADTDNIALHLTGNARGDPTDLVVETDEGVDLVPSNYDMRGVVDALSNARNRERRLQNVLSALPDDSYDYVLVDSPPNLGVLTDNAILASRRLLIPIQAEDSSLDALEMALDEIEEIEAAFGIDVDVLGIAPNLVPRDGVAKSTLETIRSTPGLEELVLPYEIRKRADIKYAMRRGETLYAYNEASDMVPIFDRLAADVERGMN
- a CDS encoding DUF7344 domain-containing protein, which gives rise to MSVAESKFDQLQESQQDDDQQLSLDVIFELLKNRRRRDIFRYLMEVERTVTLSELAEQVAAWENDIEVQELNSDQRKRVYVALYQTHLPKMDKAGIIEYEQDRGNITLSENADLLGMYLNNDTEIETEWEKRYLGLSLIGGSFAILFQLAAVGQLLQVLVTIAFVASVLGVSLVHARDVRETRRVAAEKFSRIK